In Deinobacterium chartae, a single genomic region encodes these proteins:
- the efp gene encoding elongation factor P: MISVTELRNGTKVEMEGGLWECLEYSHLKMGRGGAKVVTKFRNLETGSIVDRTFNSGEKVQDIFVEGRPMQFLYKDGDDFIFMDMETFDQQALPVRLAGEAARFLKENMEVEVQVYGDKPLKITLPNQVILEITMTDPGVRGDTVSGGTKPATLETGAIVQVPLFVEQGTAIKVDTRTGEYLGRA, encoded by the coding sequence ATGATCAGCGTTACCGAACTGCGCAACGGCACCAAAGTCGAAATGGAAGGCGGCCTGTGGGAGTGCCTCGAGTACTCGCACCTCAAGATGGGCCGCGGCGGTGCCAAGGTCGTCACCAAGTTCCGCAACCTCGAGACCGGCTCCATCGTTGACCGCACCTTCAACAGCGGTGAAAAGGTACAGGACATCTTCGTCGAGGGCCGCCCGATGCAGTTCCTGTACAAAGACGGCGACGACTTCATCTTCATGGACATGGAGACCTTCGACCAGCAGGCCCTGCCCGTGCGCCTCGCCGGCGAGGCCGCACGCTTCTTGAAGGAGAACATGGAAGTCGAGGTTCAGGTGTACGGCGACAAGCCGCTCAAGATCACCCTGCCCAACCAGGTGATCCTCGAGATCACCATGACCGACCCCGGCGTGCGCGGCGATACGGTCTCGGGCGGCACCAAGCCCGCGACCCTCGAGACCGGCGCCATCGTGCAGGTTCCGCTGTTCGTCGAGCAGGGTACGGCGATCAAGGTTGATACCCGCACCGGCGAGTACCTCGGGCGGGCATGA
- a CDS encoding Glu/Leu/Phe/Val family dehydrogenase yields MGIPHVQWSAYLAQIERALPYSEATSASIAYLKYPKRTVSLSLPVAMDDGTVQVFRGYRTVHSIARGPAKGGLRYKPGLTLEEVEALAAQMTIKCAVMDLPFGGGKGGIDVDPRTLSQGELERLTRRYTSELVDLLGPTQDIPAPDIGTNERIMAWILDTYSENRGTTSSGVVTGKPVSLGGSLGRREAAGRGAAYAAARVLPAYGLDLEGATIAIQGFGTVGRSAALAFSELGARVVAVSDRGGAIYNPAGLDVHALIDHKSHSGSVAGFAHSRAIAHEALLGLEVNVLLPAVDAGTLNEDNQASVRAGFILEGANAAITPAAEVALKRRGVVIIPDIIANAGGVTVSYFEWVQDASNFFWTEEEIRAALEKHMRAAVGAMLQFAYRHQIDLRTAAYVVALNRLNNATTLRGVYP; encoded by the coding sequence ATGGGGATCCCCCACGTCCAATGGTCGGCGTACCTGGCTCAGATCGAGCGGGCGCTGCCCTATTCCGAGGCCACGTCGGCCTCGATCGCGTACCTGAAATATCCCAAACGCACGGTCTCGCTCTCGCTCCCGGTCGCCATGGACGACGGCACGGTCCAGGTGTTCCGCGGCTACCGCACGGTCCACTCGATCGCGCGCGGCCCGGCCAAGGGCGGACTACGTTACAAGCCCGGACTGACCCTCGAGGAGGTCGAGGCCCTCGCCGCGCAGATGACCATCAAGTGCGCGGTCATGGACCTCCCCTTCGGCGGGGGCAAGGGCGGCATCGACGTCGACCCGCGCACGCTGTCGCAGGGCGAACTTGAACGCCTCACCCGCCGCTACACCAGCGAACTGGTCGACCTGCTCGGGCCCACCCAGGACATCCCCGCTCCGGACATCGGCACCAACGAGCGCATCATGGCCTGGATTCTCGACACCTACAGCGAGAACCGGGGTACGACCTCGTCCGGCGTCGTGACCGGAAAACCGGTTTCCCTGGGCGGTTCGCTGGGCCGCCGCGAAGCGGCCGGACGCGGCGCGGCCTACGCCGCCGCGCGCGTGCTGCCCGCCTACGGTCTGGACCTCGAGGGGGCCACCATCGCCATTCAGGGCTTTGGCACCGTGGGCCGCTCGGCGGCGCTGGCCTTCTCCGAACTCGGCGCCAGGGTGGTTGCGGTGAGCGACCGGGGAGGTGCCATCTACAATCCGGCCGGGCTCGACGTGCACGCGCTCATTGACCACAAGAGCCACAGCGGCTCGGTCGCGGGCTTCGCGCACTCGCGCGCCATCGCGCACGAAGCGCTGCTCGGCCTCGAGGTGAACGTGCTGCTGCCCGCCGTGGACGCTGGAACGCTGAACGAGGACAACCAGGCCAGCGTGCGTGCCGGCTTTATCCTCGAGGGGGCCAACGCCGCCATCACTCCGGCAGCCGAGGTGGCCCTCAAGCGCCGCGGGGTCGTTATCATCCCGGACATCATCGCCAACGCGGGCGGCGTGACCGTCTCGTACTTCGAGTGGGTGCAAGACGCCTCGAACTTCTTCTGGACCGAAGAGGAAATCCGCGCGGCCCTCGAGAAACACATGCGCGCCGCCGTCGGAGCAATGCTGCAGTTCGCCTATCGCCACCAGATCGACCTGCGTACCGCCGCGTACGTCGTCGCCCTCAACCGTCTGAACAACGCCACCACGCTCCGAGGAGTGTACCCGTGA
- a CDS encoding quinate 5-dehydrogenase, which produces MSDILPSGWTEAPKGYKHVVSISIGSSKRNAREELSVLGQNFILERIGTDGDLERAGALLRALDGRVDAFGLGGTDLYIVAGSRRYTFRDIARLAANAHLTPLVDGSGLKHTLERDVIVQLEDEVGWQGRKTLMVAGVDRFGMAEALSEAGANVIYGDVIFALGLPIPLHSLTALRRVAHTLLPVITRLPFQWFYPTGDKQDKVSGNRLGRRYYDWAEVVAGDFLFIRRYAPESLAGKTLLTNTTTGADLEWARSVGVSRMITTTPRLGGRSFGTNVMEAFFVALSGKRRALMADEYLTYIRELGFKPEVTRL; this is translated from the coding sequence ATGTCTGACATTCTTCCCAGCGGCTGGACCGAGGCTCCCAAGGGCTACAAGCACGTGGTGAGCATCTCGATCGGCTCCAGCAAACGCAATGCCCGCGAGGAACTCTCGGTCCTGGGCCAGAACTTCATCCTGGAACGCATCGGTACCGATGGCGACCTGGAACGTGCCGGGGCGCTGCTGCGCGCCCTGGACGGAAGGGTGGACGCCTTTGGCCTGGGCGGCACCGACTTGTACATCGTGGCAGGAAGCCGCCGTTACACCTTTCGCGACATCGCCAGGCTCGCCGCCAACGCCCACCTGACCCCGCTGGTGGACGGCAGCGGCCTCAAGCACACCCTCGAGCGCGACGTGATCGTGCAACTCGAGGACGAGGTGGGCTGGCAGGGCCGCAAGACCCTGATGGTCGCCGGCGTCGACCGTTTCGGGATGGCCGAGGCCCTCTCCGAAGCGGGAGCCAACGTGATCTACGGCGACGTGATCTTCGCGCTCGGCCTGCCGATCCCGCTGCACTCGCTGACCGCCCTGCGCCGGGTGGCCCACACCCTGCTGCCGGTCATCACCCGGCTGCCGTTTCAATGGTTCTACCCGACCGGCGACAAGCAGGACAAAGTCAGCGGTAACCGACTGGGCCGCCGCTACTACGACTGGGCCGAGGTGGTCGCGGGCGACTTTCTGTTCATCCGCCGCTACGCGCCCGAAAGCCTGGCGGGCAAGACACTGCTCACCAACACCACCACGGGCGCTGACCTCGAGTGGGCCCGCTCGGTCGGGGTTTCCCGAATGATCACCACCACGCCGCGCCTCGGCGGGCGCAGTTTCGGGACCAACGTGATGGAGGCCTTTTTCGTGGCCCTCAGCGGCAAGCGGCGTGCTCTGATGGCCGACGAGTATCTCACCTACATCCGCGAGCTCGGCTTTAAGCCCGAAGTGACCCGATTGTAG
- a CDS encoding Glu/Leu/Phe/Val dehydrogenase dimerization domain-containing protein, which yields MIQHPLPSYLDKDNIGPYEIYLEQVERVTPYLGRLAYWAETLKRPKRILVVDVPIHLDDGSVAHFEGYRVQHNTSRGPGKGGVRYHQDVNLSEVMALAAWMTIKNAAVNLPYGGAKGGIRVDPRTLSQGELERLTRRYTTEIGFLIGPEKDIPAPDVNTNPQVMAWMMDTYSMNLGRTATGVVTGKPVSLGGSLGRGDATGRGVFVTGAEALTRVGLSLEGARVAIQGFGNVGSAAARIFFDNGAKIVAIQDISGTFYSEAGIDPYKALEHLAAHGTLQGLAGAEEIQKSEFWGVDCEVLIPAALERQITEANAGQIRARIVVEGANGPTTPAADDILRENGVTVVPDVLANAGGVTVSYFEWVQDFSSYFWTEDEINARLDRIMREAFASLWDVAQNHKVTLRTAAYIVACTRVLEARALRGLYP from the coding sequence GTGATCCAGCATCCGCTTCCCAGCTACCTCGACAAGGACAACATCGGTCCGTACGAGATCTACCTCGAACAGGTCGAACGCGTCACCCCCTATCTGGGCCGCCTCGCCTACTGGGCCGAAACGCTCAAGCGCCCCAAGCGCATCCTGGTCGTGGACGTCCCCATTCACCTCGACGACGGCAGCGTCGCGCACTTCGAAGGCTACCGGGTGCAGCACAACACCTCGCGCGGCCCGGGCAAGGGCGGTGTGCGCTACCACCAGGACGTCAACCTCTCCGAGGTGATGGCCCTGGCCGCCTGGATGACCATCAAGAACGCCGCCGTGAACCTGCCCTACGGTGGGGCCAAGGGCGGCATCCGCGTGGACCCGCGCACGCTGTCGCAGGGGGAGCTCGAGCGCCTCACCCGCCGCTACACCACCGAGATCGGCTTCCTGATCGGTCCCGAGAAGGACATCCCGGCACCGGACGTCAACACCAACCCGCAGGTGATGGCCTGGATGATGGACACCTACTCGATGAACCTGGGTCGCACGGCCACCGGCGTGGTGACCGGTAAACCGGTTTCCCTGGGCGGCTCGCTGGGCCGTGGCGACGCCACCGGACGCGGCGTGTTCGTTACCGGTGCCGAGGCACTCACCCGCGTGGGGCTCTCGCTCGAGGGAGCCCGGGTGGCCATTCAGGGCTTCGGTAACGTGGGCTCGGCCGCCGCGCGCATCTTCTTCGACAACGGCGCCAAGATCGTGGCGATCCAGGACATCTCGGGCACTTTCTACTCGGAGGCGGGCATCGACCCGTACAAGGCCCTCGAGCACCTCGCGGCGCACGGCACCCTGCAGGGCCTGGCCGGTGCCGAGGAGATCCAGAAGAGCGAGTTCTGGGGCGTGGACTGCGAGGTTCTGATCCCCGCCGCCCTCGAGCGCCAGATCACCGAGGCCAACGCCGGACAGATCCGCGCGCGCATCGTGGTGGAGGGCGCCAACGGCCCCACCACCCCCGCCGCCGACGACATCTTGCGCGAGAACGGCGTCACGGTGGTGCCTGACGTGCTGGCCAACGCGGGCGGCGTGACGGTCTCGTACTTCGAGTGGGTGCAGGATTTCTCCTCGTACTTCTGGACCGAGGACGAGATCAACGCCCGCTTGGACCGCATCATGCGCGAAGCCTTCGCCAGCCTGTGGGACGTGGCGCAAAACCACAAGGTCACGCTGCGCACCGCTGCGTACATCGTCGCCTGCACGCGCGTGCTCGAAGCGCGCGCCCTGCGCGGACTGTACCCGTAA
- the accC gene encoding acetyl-CoA carboxylase biotin carboxylase subunit has translation MASQPPFKKILIANRGEIALRVIRAARELGIQTVVVYSQPDEGSLPVLLADESVCVGPAASKDSYLNIPNILSAALMTGAEAIHPGYGFMAENPDFAEMCRDHGIIFIGPTPESMHALGSKAGGRQIAAASNVPTVPGTGVLESVEEALTAAKQIGYPVLLKASAGGGGRGQKIVRTQDELRTAFSQAQDEARLYFGDPALIMEKFIEEFRHVEVQVLGDGKGHVIHIGERDCSIQRRNQKLIEEAPSTLPQPLREEILSAGVRLAKYVNYAGAGTLEFIVDRDGNYYFMEMNTRIQVEHCVSEMISGIDLVRWQILIAAGYPLTLQQEDVKLQGHAIECRINAEDPKKDFRPSAGKIDNIHFAGGPGVRVDTHAYSGYVIPPHYDSLIGKLIVHAPDREWAIARMKRALEETVVEGVKTTIPLYIQIMDNPYYKRGAVLTNFLKTRMEM, from the coding sequence GTGGCGAGCCAACCTCCTTTCAAGAAGATCCTGATCGCCAACCGCGGTGAGATCGCGCTGCGCGTCATTCGTGCGGCGCGCGAGCTGGGCATCCAGACGGTCGTGGTCTACAGCCAGCCCGACGAGGGCAGTCTGCCGGTGCTGCTGGCCGACGAGTCGGTGTGCGTCGGTCCGGCGGCCTCGAAGGATTCGTACCTCAACATCCCCAACATCCTCTCTGCGGCCCTGATGACCGGTGCCGAGGCGATTCACCCGGGCTACGGCTTCATGGCCGAGAACCCGGACTTCGCCGAGATGTGCCGCGACCACGGCATCATCTTTATCGGCCCCACACCGGAGAGCATGCACGCCCTGGGCTCCAAGGCGGGCGGCCGTCAGATCGCCGCCGCGTCGAACGTGCCCACCGTGCCCGGTACCGGCGTCCTCGAGAGCGTCGAAGAGGCCCTGACTGCCGCCAAGCAGATCGGCTACCCGGTGCTGCTCAAGGCCTCGGCGGGCGGTGGTGGACGCGGTCAGAAGATCGTGCGCACCCAAGACGAGCTGAGGACCGCCTTCTCGCAGGCCCAGGACGAGGCGCGCCTGTACTTCGGCGACCCGGCCCTGATCATGGAGAAGTTCATCGAGGAGTTCCGGCACGTCGAGGTGCAAGTCCTCGGTGACGGCAAAGGCCACGTCATCCACATCGGTGAGCGCGACTGCTCGATCCAGCGGCGCAACCAGAAGCTGATCGAAGAAGCTCCCTCGACCCTCCCGCAGCCCCTGCGCGAAGAGATCCTGTCGGCGGGTGTGCGTCTTGCCAAGTACGTGAACTACGCGGGTGCAGGTACGCTCGAGTTCATCGTGGACCGCGACGGCAACTACTACTTCATGGAGATGAACACGCGCATTCAGGTCGAACACTGCGTCTCCGAGATGATCTCGGGCATCGACTTGGTGCGCTGGCAGATCCTGATCGCCGCCGGTTACCCGCTCACGCTGCAGCAGGAGGACGTCAAGCTGCAGGGCCACGCCATCGAGTGCCGCATCAACGCCGAAGACCCCAAGAAGGACTTCCGACCCAGCGCGGGCAAGATCGACAACATCCACTTTGCCGGGGGCCCCGGCGTACGCGTGGACACCCACGCCTACAGCGGCTACGTGATCCCGCCGCACTACGACTCCTTGATCGGCAAGCTGATCGTGCACGCGCCCGACCGCGAATGGGCCATTGCCCGCATGAAGCGCGCCCTCGAGGAAACCGTGGTGGAAGGGGTCAAGACCACCATTCCGCTGTACATCCAGATCATGGACAACCCCTACTACAAGCGTGGGGCGGTCCTGACCAACTTCCTCAAGACCCGCATGGAAATGTAA
- a CDS encoding GMC family oxidoreductase — protein MEHYDYVVVGAGSAGCVLTRQLVDAGLRVLLLEAGGPDRSPWHRVPAAFPRLFKSEADWALHTEPQAQLNGRRLYWPLGRVLGGSSSINAMIYTRGNRADYDAWGPGWTYRDVLPYFRALEDFEGGASSYRGAGGPLRVEHRRYTNELSYAFVAAGAELGFGANPDFNAETQDGFGLYQVTCRGGERESAASAFLRPVMKRPNLRVVTGAQVRRVLLRGGHATGVEYLTGGRSRGSRVVRALHGVVLCAGAVHSPHLLMHSGIGPAGALGAAGLEVLHDLPGVGRNLQDHPVAPVIYRSTHPVSLDGAETTANLALYMRDHRGPFASNIAEAGGFVRSRPELMAPDLQYHFGPAYFLNHGFDRRPGHFFSIGATLVAPVSRGWVGPRSADFRDPPWIQPNYLEEEADRAALLRGLELARELAGAHAFDRYRGEEVIPGPLGLEAGMRRHTQTLYHPAGTCALGDGEDAVVDRRLKVRGLEGLYVADASVMPTVVRGNTNAAALMIGARMAAFLLDQELEPARQEDLVKTAAG, from the coding sequence ATGGAACACTACGACTACGTCGTGGTCGGCGCGGGGAGTGCCGGCTGCGTCCTGACCCGCCAACTGGTGGATGCCGGTCTGCGGGTGCTGCTGCTCGAGGCGGGGGGGCCCGACCGCAGCCCCTGGCACCGCGTCCCAGCGGCCTTTCCCCGGCTGTTCAAGAGCGAGGCCGACTGGGCGCTGCACACCGAACCGCAGGCGCAACTGAACGGCAGGCGGCTGTACTGGCCGCTTGGGCGGGTGCTGGGCGGCAGTTCGTCCATCAACGCCATGATCTACACGCGCGGCAACCGCGCCGACTACGACGCCTGGGGGCCGGGCTGGACCTACCGAGACGTGCTGCCGTACTTCCGCGCCCTCGAGGATTTCGAGGGCGGGGCCTCGAGCTACCGGGGTGCGGGCGGACCGCTGCGGGTCGAGCACCGCCGCTACACCAACGAGCTCTCCTACGCTTTCGTGGCGGCCGGGGCCGAGCTCGGCTTCGGGGCCAACCCGGATTTCAACGCCGAGACGCAAGACGGCTTCGGGCTGTATCAGGTGACCTGCCGGGGCGGCGAGCGCGAGAGTGCGGCGAGCGCCTTCCTGCGCCCGGTCATGAAGCGGCCGAACCTGCGGGTCGTAACCGGCGCGCAGGTCCGGCGGGTCCTGTTGCGCGGCGGGCACGCCACCGGTGTGGAGTACCTGACGGGCGGACGCTCCCGGGGCTCGCGGGTCGTGCGGGCCCTGCACGGCGTGGTGCTGTGCGCCGGAGCGGTGCACTCGCCGCACCTGCTGATGCACTCGGGCATCGGCCCGGCCGGAGCGCTGGGGGCGGCAGGCCTCGAGGTGCTTCACGACCTTCCCGGGGTCGGGCGCAACCTGCAAGACCACCCGGTGGCCCCGGTGATTTACCGCTCGACCCACCCGGTCAGCCTGGACGGGGCCGAGACCACCGCCAACCTGGCGCTGTACATGCGCGACCACCGCGGGCCCTTCGCCTCGAACATCGCCGAGGCGGGCGGCTTCGTGCGCAGCCGACCGGAGCTGATGGCTCCGGACCTCCAGTACCACTTTGGCCCGGCGTACTTCTTAAACCACGGCTTCGACCGCCGCCCCGGGCACTTCTTCTCGATCGGCGCGACCCTGGTGGCCCCGGTCAGCCGGGGCTGGGTAGGACCGCGCAGCGCCGACTTCCGCGACCCACCCTGGATTCAGCCGAACTACCTCGAGGAGGAGGCCGACCGCGCGGCGCTGTTGCGCGGCCTCGAGCTGGCCCGCGAACTGGCCGGGGCACACGCTTTTGACCGTTACCGGGGCGAGGAGGTGATTCCCGGACCGCTGGGCCTCGAGGCCGGCATGCGCCGCCACACCCAGACGCTGTACCATCCGGCCGGCACCTGCGCCCTGGGCGACGGGGAGGACGCGGTGGTAGACCGCCGCCTGAAGGTGCGCGGCCTCGAGGGACTGTACGTGGCCGACGCGTCGGTGATGCCGACCGTGGTGCGGGGCAACACCAACGCTGCGGCCCTCATGATCGGCGCACGCATGGCGGCGTTCCTGCTCGATCAGGAGCTCGAACCCGCACGCCAAGAAGACCTGGTGAAAACGGCGGCTGGCTGA
- a CDS encoding phosphodiester glycosidase family protein, which translates to MRLQLIPLSLLLALFSPAFASARSPVCQTVSYRTPETGRTDRYTFCHVRAQDGLRLHLADSRGRPYGSFAALKQHLEARGQRLLLAMNGGMFHRDFRPVGLHVENGHEQAPLNLQTGWGNFFLKPNGVFYATATRFGITESGEFRRKRPPLQALRFATQSGPLLLRSGQLHPALRANSDSRLIRNGVCASGSTATLVLAETRVNLFEFATFFRHHLRCADALYLDGSLSALYAPGRERNSREPLGPILALSGSRPR; encoded by the coding sequence ATGCGTCTACAACTTATCCCGCTGTCCCTGCTGCTCGCGCTCTTCTCCCCTGCTTTCGCCTCCGCCCGCTCGCCCGTCTGCCAGACCGTGTCCTACCGCACCCCCGAGACCGGCCGCACGGACCGCTATACGTTCTGCCACGTCCGCGCCCAAGACGGATTGAGGCTGCACCTTGCAGACTCCCGGGGACGGCCCTACGGCAGTTTCGCGGCATTAAAGCAGCACCTCGAGGCGCGCGGACAACGGTTGCTGCTGGCCATGAACGGCGGAATGTTCCACCGGGACTTCCGCCCGGTAGGCCTGCACGTCGAAAACGGACACGAACAGGCCCCGCTCAACCTGCAAACCGGCTGGGGCAACTTCTTCCTGAAACCCAACGGAGTGTTCTACGCCACCGCCACGCGCTTTGGGATCACGGAAAGCGGCGAGTTCCGGCGAAAGCGCCCGCCGCTCCAGGCGCTCCGCTTTGCCACGCAGTCCGGACCGCTGCTGCTGCGCAGCGGCCAGTTGCACCCGGCCCTGCGCGCCAACTCCGACTCACGGCTGATCCGCAACGGCGTGTGCGCCTCGGGAAGTACGGCCACGCTGGTCCTGGCCGAAACCCGCGTCAACCTGTTCGAGTTCGCGACGTTCTTCCGGCATCACCTGCGCTGCGCGGACGCGCTGTACCTCGATGGCAGCCTGTCCGCACTCTACGCCCCGGGACGCGAACGCAACAGCCGCGAGCCGCTGGGGCCGATCCTGGCCCTCAGCGGCTCGCGGCCGCGCTGA
- a CDS encoding polyprenyl synthetase family protein, with product MTAHTSLLSAPLEAFELRLREVLRSKVEFIELIGEDLVTAGGKRFRPAMVFLASRALGDPDPREVDLAVAVELLHSATLLHDDLIDDAETRRGKTAAFRRYGNAVSVLSGDFMLSRVLRLLSDLPQSITAEFAETSMRICEGEVLQFQVAAYGDYSLENYFEIITAKTAVLIASAVRVPALLTAAPAEYLGALDTFGLEYGRAFQIQDDLLDLTADPRVLGKPIGGDLREGKATLPLLYLFETEHEQEARSILDRRAAQEGDVERVRDLAEASGALERAREELRSRAARAAEALRVLPPSPARAALEDMAWAAAERVR from the coding sequence ATGACCGCGCACACTTCCTTGCTGTCCGCCCCCCTCGAGGCTTTTGAGTTGCGCCTGCGGGAGGTGCTGCGCTCCAAGGTCGAGTTCATCGAACTGATCGGCGAGGACCTGGTGACCGCCGGAGGCAAGCGCTTCCGGCCCGCGATGGTCTTTTTGGCCTCGAGGGCGCTGGGAGATCCGGATCCGCGCGAGGTGGACCTGGCGGTGGCCGTTGAGCTGCTGCACTCGGCCACGCTGCTGCACGACGACCTGATCGACGACGCCGAGACGCGGCGCGGCAAGACCGCCGCCTTTCGCCGTTACGGCAACGCGGTCAGCGTGCTCTCGGGCGACTTCATGCTCTCGCGGGTGCTGCGCCTGCTCTCGGACCTGCCGCAGAGCATCACGGCCGAGTTCGCCGAGACCTCGATGCGCATCTGCGAGGGCGAGGTGCTGCAGTTTCAGGTGGCGGCGTACGGAGATTACTCGCTGGAGAACTACTTCGAGATCATCACCGCCAAGACCGCCGTTTTGATCGCGAGTGCCGTGCGCGTTCCGGCGCTGCTCACCGCCGCTCCCGCCGAGTACCTGGGGGCGCTGGACACCTTCGGCCTCGAGTACGGGCGCGCCTTCCAGATCCAAGACGACCTGCTCGACCTGACCGCCGATCCGCGCGTGCTGGGCAAGCCCATCGGCGGGGACCTGCGCGAGGGCAAGGCGACCTTGCCGCTGCTGTACCTGTTCGAAACCGAACACGAGCAAGAGGCGCGCAGCATCCTGGACCGCCGGGCCGCGCAGGAGGGCGACGTGGAACGCGTGCGTGACCTGGCCGAGGCCAGCGGGGCCCTCGAGCGTGCCCGTGAGGAGCTGCGCAGCCGCGCGGCGCGCGCGGCCGAAGCGCTGCGGGTGCTGCCGCCCAGCCCGGCCCGGGCGGCCCTTGAAGACATGGCCTGGGCCGCTGCTGAGCGCGTGCGCTGA
- the accB gene encoding acetyl-CoA carboxylase biotin carboxyl carrier protein: MDPRDLKRILEALTEADVREFNLKTSEYELAIKRGAETVVVSTPVAAPAPVQAAAVQTAPVAQAQPATAPAQAPAAQAPAAEAAAPEVKGVTVKAPIVGTFYTAPSPDSPPYVQVGDRVEAGQVLCIIEAMKLMNEIEAETAGVIRKIFVSNASPVEYGQDLFLIEP; the protein is encoded by the coding sequence ATGGATCCGCGCGACCTTAAGCGCATCCTCGAGGCGCTCACCGAGGCGGATGTCCGGGAGTTCAACCTCAAGACCAGCGAGTACGAACTGGCGATCAAACGCGGCGCCGAGACCGTGGTCGTGAGCACGCCGGTGGCGGCCCCTGCGCCGGTGCAGGCCGCTGCCGTGCAGACGGCCCCGGTCGCCCAGGCTCAGCCGGCCACGGCCCCCGCCCAGGCTCCGGCTGCCCAGGCCCCGGCTGCCGAGGCTGCGGCCCCCGAGGTCAAGGGTGTGACCGTCAAGGCCCCCATCGTGGGAACCTTTTACACCGCGCCCTCGCCCGACTCGCCCCCCTACGTGCAAGTCGGGGACCGTGTCGAGGCCGGACAGGTGCTGTGCATCATCGAGGCCATGAAGCTGATGAACGAGATCGAGGCCGAGACCGCCGGGGTGATCCGCAAGATCTTCGTGTCGAACGCCTCCCCGGTCGAGTACGGTCAGGACCTCTTCCTGATCGAGCCCTGA